The Hyalangium minutum genomic interval CCTCAGCGCCCCCACCAGCCTCCGCGGTATCGACTTCTCCGATCACGCGAGCTACCAGGCCGAGGGCTACCGCGCCGCGATGGTTACCGACACCGCCTTCTTCCGGAACCCGCGCTACCACGAGCCTACGGACACGTGGGACACGCTGGACTACGGGCGCATGAGCCAGGTCGTACAAGGAGTGCACTGCGCGCTCCAGAGCCTCTCTCAGCCGTGAAGAGCACCCATCCGCGGGTTGACGGGGGCCCAGACGTGACGATAGGCCAAGACCGTCTCACTGCTTCTCGAAAGGCCTCCGCTCCCATGCGCCTCACTGCCGCTCTCCTCACTCTCGTCGCCAGCTCTGCCCTCGCGCAGAGCACTCCTCCCGCGCCGGCCAAGGCCGCGGATGCCAAGCCCGCCGAGGGCAAACCCGGTGAGAACTCCACCCTCACCGTGCGCTGCTCGGATGACTGCAGCGTGCGCGTGGACGGCAAGGCCGGTCTGCGCAAGGCGTCGAACATCTGGGAGTTCAAGGACGTGCCCTCGGGGCAGCGGCGCATCGAGGCCACCGGCGGCTTCCTCAACCGCCCCTTCTACAACGGCTACGCGGAGATCCCCGGTGGCATGCAGGTCACCGCTCAGGTCGACAGCAACAAGCGCCTGACCATCACCGACCGCGTCCCGCTCGGCGAGCAGAAGGTGGAGAAGGCCGCCACTGGCGGGGCTTCCACGCTCACCATCCGCTGCACCAAGAACTGCACCATCTCCATCGATGGCGTTCGCAAGGGCGCCAATCAGGCCCAGCTCGTCTCCATCCGCGACGTCCCCCCGGGGGATCACGACGTCGAAGCGAAGTTCGTGCTCGGCACCAAGCAGGTGCGGTCCAAGCTCACCATCCCCGCGGACAGCGAGGTGTTCATCACCGCCACCGAGAGCGGCCTCAACATCACCAACACCAAGGCCCTGGGCAAGTAACCCTCAGCGGCCCTCCCAGGGAGCTCAGCCGCGGCACAGCTCCCCGAGGATGCGCACGGCCTCGCGCGCCGCATCCGCCGGCTTCACGCTCGTGTCCGAGATGCCCGCGATGACCCGCGTGATGTCGTGATCCACCGGCCGCCCCTGGCCGCCCCACACCCGGCCCGGGGGCGCCGTGAGGTACGCGGAGAAGCTGTGGTGCCCTGACCCGGGCCGCTCGCCCACCACATGGACGAGCGCCCGAGGCAGCCCATCCGCGCCATCCCCGAAGAGCAGCTCCCCCACCTGGTAGCCCGCGCGCACCCGCCCGGACTGAATCACCAGGTGCTCGGGCGCCACGCGGTAGTTCGCCGCCTCCAGCTCGCGGCGCAGCGCCTCCAGGAACGGCGCCAGGTGCCCCGGATCCATCAGCGAGCGCGGATCCAGCCCGTCCGAGAGCACGATCTGCACATCGCACCGCTCACTCCGCCGCGCCCGGAGCGCCTCCACCTTGCTCACGGACTCCGCATCCAGCTTCTCGCCCGACACGGGGTGCAGGATGTAGTCGCGCCGATCCGCCGCCTGGGTGCGCAAGAGCACCGCCTGGGGAATCGCCTCGATGAAGGACGGCGTCAGCTCCGTCCAGATGCCCCGCTTGGCGTCCTCGTAGTGGCCGTGGAGCTCGCGATCCAGCTTCGACTCCAGCTCCCACGTGTGCTCACCGTAGCCCACCGCGAGCGGCACGCTGCGCGCCCTCACCCGGGCCATCTGCTCCTCGGCCTCGGCCAGCAGCGCCACCTCCGAGCGCGTGTCTCCCTTGCGCTTGCGGTACTCCACATAGACCCAGCGCGGATCGCCGAAGCGCGCCGTGGGCCGCCCCTCTGCGTCAATCACTCCGAGCTGCTGGAAGAACGCCCACATCCGGTCATCGACCTTCGTGCCGAACTTCTCCCGCAGCCGCACGTGATCCTGGAACGCCGTGGTCAGGTAGCTGAGCATCGGATCGTTCCGCGTCGGCAGCGCCATCAGGTAGCCCGGGCACGCCGGAGCGATCTGCTCCTGGCACCAGCCCAGGTCATCCAGCGTCACGTCCATGTGCAGCGTGGAGCAGATATCCAGGCCGATCATCAGCCCGTGCAGTTTGCCCATGACGATGTCCTCGAGGCAGCAGCGCACCAGCTGCTCCCGCGAGCGGAACACCTCCGGGCCGATGAAGCCCGCCACATCGTTCACGTGCACCCAGGGCGCCGCCTCGCGCCCCGCGCCCACCTGCGCCAGCGCCACGCGCCGCTTCAGCGCCCGCGAGAAGCCGTACTTGCGCGACTCCAGCAGCACCATGTCGCAGCCGCCGGACTGGCCGTTCGTCGCGTCCGCGCCCTGCCCCGTCTCGAAGTAGAGCCCGAACTTGCCCGTGCGCCGCGCCGCATGCTCCAGCATCTTCTCCAGCGTTACGTCAAAGGTCCGATTGGCCGTCTCGTTGCCCGCGATGCTCTGGAACCAGATCCCCGTCGTGCCCGGCTGCAGCTCCTCCACCCTCGCCTGAATGTCGATGTGCGAGAGCACGCAGTTGGGCATCACATCCTGCAGCCCGAACGTCACGAGCACGTCGTGCAGCGCGGCCTCCACCGCGGCCACGGACTCGGGCGCCGAGGACACCGGGTTGGTGCCCAGCACCACGTCCCCCACCGCGAAGGACCAGCCGTTGAACACCTGCCAGCGGATGTCCTCCGGGTGATCCGTGGGCGAGTTCGGCTGGATGCGCGCCCCCAGGTAGCCCCGGGAGCCCAGCTTGCTGCCCGGCAACGGGTGGAAGACCTTGGCACCCACCGCCGTGAGCTCCGCGTCGCTCATCAGCTTGACCACGCAGGCAATCGCATCGCTGCTCAGGCCCCGGCAGACGTCCTTGATCGCCTCCTCGCTCGCCGACAGCAGGAAGGCCTTGAGCCGCCCCACCGTCCAATCCGCCGTGGCCGCACGGGCGTCGTCCTGGAGGGCCTCCAGCATGAAGGCGTAGAGCCGATCCTCCAGCGGCGGGTGCTCGTGGAGCGCCCCCAGGCGGGTGTTCGACAGCAACGCACGCGCGTTGACGCGGGAGACCTCGTCCGCCGCCGCCACGCCGATGGCCTCGTCCCCCTCCTTATAAGGATTCGCCGCTCCAATGAGCTGCTGGTACCGCGTGAGCTCGAAGCCCCCGTGGACACGCCGGAGGTAGCCGAACACGTCCTCCCCGGGGCGTACCTCCGGGATGAGGACGCCGCGAGGCAACACCTGGGGCGAGGCCTCCAGGGGCTGGGCGGCCTCGCCGGAGGCCAGAGATGGGGAGGACAAGTCGGTCGCGTGCTGTGCCTGAGTCATAGGACCCCCTCTCAACCGCTGGATTCCGGCAGGTTAATGAGAGGTTTCGCACGCCGCTACGCCTGCCAGCCCCCCAACCCGGGGGAGAAGGGCCCGCAAGTCGAGAAATTCACGTTCACATCATCCCGGACCAGGGTCCCGGAGGGCCTCCGAACTCCCCGCCCACCACCCGAGGCTTGCTGGGAGGTGAGGGAGCAAGCGAGGGCTGACGCTCGGCGGGCGAGCGGAAGTACACGACGCGGGGCAGCTTGGGGCCCGGGTGCAGCGCCACCGAGGGAGGCTCGGGGCGCAGCAAACACCGAGGCACCACCTCCTGCCCCACTTCGTCCTTCGCACAGTCGAACACCCGCTTCGCCCACAGCGAGCGGGCCCCCGCGGACACCGCCACCATCAGCTCCGCGCACAGGGACTCGCCACTGTAGGGCCGGGCCTCGGGCAGCTTGCTCATCAGCCGGAGGATGATGGCCCCCAGCGGCTTGGGCACGCGCGGGTTCACCTCCCAGGGCGGCACCGGCGCCCGCAGCTCGATGGCCGTGTGGAGCTGCTCGGAGGCCAAGCTCGGCGAGAACGGCGGGTGTCCCGTCGCCAGCCAGTAGGCCAGCGCGCCCAGCGAGTACAGATCATCCGTGATCAGGTAGCGGTAGCTGGCGTGCGTGCGGCCCACGTTCGAGCGCAAGAAGCGCAACGCCTCGGGGCTGCGGAACACCTGGAGCTCCGGAGACAGCGGCGTCGCCAGCAGCGAGTCCAACGCTTCGTTGCCCCCGTCGCGAAGATCCAGCAGCACCGGCTCCGAGTCGCTCTCGCGCACCTGGATGTTGTTCGGGTGCAGGTCCCGGTGCCACGTGTCGCGCGCGTGCATGGAGTCGAGCAGCGCGCCCAGGCGGCTCAGGAGCGCGGCGATCTGCAGGAACGTGGGGTTGACCGCCTCCACCCAAGCGGGCAGCGACAGGCCGCGCACGTCCTCTCGGACGCTGTAGAAGAAGCCGCCGCCGGGCTGGGTCCAGCGTCCATGCGCGTGGAGCCTTGCCAGGTTCGGGTGCGCCGCATGCAGCCGCGCCACGCGATCCTCGAAGCAGCCCTCACCCGGCCGGAGCGAGATCTTCATCACCAGCGGCTCGGCCGGGCGCCGCACGTCTTCCACGCGGAAGAGCGCGCCATGGCCTCGCTGCCCCAGGCACTCGAGGATGCGCCAGTGATTCACTTGCGTTCCGGGAGTCAACACATCTGGACGCATCGGGGGGGCCACCATGTCCATCGTCGAGGACTCCAATTCAACGCTTGGGCATGTATCGTAGCAGACCTACCAGGTCGACCCAAAGCCATCTGCTCTATCGGGGCAGATGACTGGATTGCGTCACTCGGGGCCGCCTGTGTGCTCAATGGGTTACATCCACTCCTCCGAGTGTTCAACCCCGTGAACCCCGGCTTCACCGCAGAGCATTTCGAGACTGAAAAAACGGACCCGACATGACGTCTCGTTTTTCAATTCTGAAAGACAAAGATTGCAAACTTGAAACGAGACAGTTCATTTTTTGTCTCGCTTTCCGCGAAAGCTCTAATCACGGGCAGGCCTGGGAAAGGCGGTCTGTCTCCATTTGCGCTGAACTGCCCGCCCTCAGCCTCCGTGCTGAGAGCCGAGGCGCAGCAGCTCGATGGAGCGCGCCAGGAGCGGGGCCACGGACACCACCTCGACCTGGAAGGGAGGCCGCATGGGCAAGGGCAAGCTGTCCGTGGTGAGCAGCCGGCGCAACGGCAGCCGCTGGAGCCTGTCGATGGCCGGGCCCACCAGCAGCGCATGGGTGGCCACCACCGTTACCTCCGGCGCGCAGCCCGCCTCCAGCAGGGCGTTCACCGCCGCCTCAACGGTGCCGGCAGTGGAGATCATGTCGTCCACGACGATGGGCGTGCAGCCCTCCACGTCGCCGGTGATGCGACGGGCCTGCACCTGGGAGCCGCTCGTGCGGTGCTTGTGGACCACGGCCACCGGGAGCTTCAGCTGCGCGGCATAGCGCTCCGCGCGCTTCACGGCCCCCAGGTCAGGCGAGACGACGACCGAGCTGGGCGTGGCCGTGCGCTGCAGGTGGTCCGCCAGCAGCGGCATGGCGCTCAGGTGCTCCACGGGGATGTTGAAGCAGCCCTCCACGGCGGGGCTGTGCAGATCCATGGCCACCAGCCGGTCCACACCCGCGACCCGGAGCATGTCCGCGACGAGCCGGGCGCCCAGTGGCTCGCGTCCCGTCTCCCGGCGATCGTGCCGGGCGTAGGCCAGATAGGGCACGACCGCCGTCACCCGCGCAGCGCCCCGGCGGCGGCACGCATCCACCATCAGGAGCAACTCCATGAGGTGCGAATCCACCGGCGGCCCCAGCGTCTGGAGCAGGTAGACGTCACAGCCCCGAACCTCCTCGACGACCTCGACGTGGTGCTCCCCATCGGGGAAGCGATCCACGATGCACCGCCCCTGCTCGAGGTTGAGCACCTTCGCGATGGCCGCTCCCAACGCGGGGTGAGACGAGCCGGATATCAGGACGACGCGCATGGAAGCTCCCGGTGCAAAACGGTATGCCGGGATTGTGCCGCCCTTGCCCGCCTCGATCACCTTTCAGGTGCTCAAGGCTTGCTGCTGGGCATCCCACCATCCGGAGGAGGGCCACTGGGGACACCGCCATCGGT includes:
- the eutB gene encoding ethanolamine ammonia-lyase subunit EutB yields the protein MTQAQHATDLSSPSLASGEAAQPLEASPQVLPRGVLIPEVRPGEDVFGYLRRVHGGFELTRYQQLIGAANPYKEGDEAIGVAAADEVSRVNARALLSNTRLGALHEHPPLEDRLYAFMLEALQDDARAATADWTVGRLKAFLLSASEEAIKDVCRGLSSDAIACVVKLMSDAELTAVGAKVFHPLPGSKLGSRGYLGARIQPNSPTDHPEDIRWQVFNGWSFAVGDVVLGTNPVSSAPESVAAVEAALHDVLVTFGLQDVMPNCVLSHIDIQARVEELQPGTTGIWFQSIAGNETANRTFDVTLEKMLEHAARRTGKFGLYFETGQGADATNGQSGGCDMVLLESRKYGFSRALKRRVALAQVGAGREAAPWVHVNDVAGFIGPEVFRSREQLVRCCLEDIVMGKLHGLMIGLDICSTLHMDVTLDDLGWCQEQIAPACPGYLMALPTRNDPMLSYLTTAFQDHVRLREKFGTKVDDRMWAFFQQLGVIDAEGRPTARFGDPRWVYVEYRKRKGDTRSEVALLAEAEEQMARVRARSVPLAVGYGEHTWELESKLDRELHGHYEDAKRGIWTELTPSFIEAIPQAVLLRTQAADRRDYILHPVSGEKLDAESVSKVEALRARRSERCDVQIVLSDGLDPRSLMDPGHLAPFLEALRRELEAANYRVAPEHLVIQSGRVRAGYQVGELLFGDGADGLPRALVHVVGERPGSGHHSFSAYLTAPPGRVWGGQGRPVDHDITRVIAGISDTSVKPADAAREAVRILGELCRG
- a CDS encoding ribose-phosphate diphosphokinase; amino-acid sequence: MRVVLISGSSHPALGAAIAKVLNLEQGRCIVDRFPDGEHHVEVVEEVRGCDVYLLQTLGPPVDSHLMELLLMVDACRRRGAARVTAVVPYLAYARHDRRETGREPLGARLVADMLRVAGVDRLVAMDLHSPAVEGCFNIPVEHLSAMPLLADHLQRTATPSSVVVSPDLGAVKRAERYAAQLKLPVAVVHKHRTSGSQVQARRITGDVEGCTPIVVDDMISTAGTVEAAVNALLEAGCAPEVTVVATHALLVGPAIDRLQRLPLRRLLTTDSLPLPMRPPFQVEVVSVAPLLARSIELLRLGSQHGG
- a CDS encoding serine/threonine protein kinase, producing the protein MNHWRILECLGQRGHGALFRVEDVRRPAEPLVMKISLRPGEGCFEDRVARLHAAHPNLARLHAHGRWTQPGGGFFYSVREDVRGLSLPAWVEAVNPTFLQIAALLSRLGALLDSMHARDTWHRDLHPNNIQVRESDSEPVLLDLRDGGNEALDSLLATPLSPELQVFRSPEALRFLRSNVGRTHASYRYLITDDLYSLGALAYWLATGHPPFSPSLASEQLHTAIELRAPVPPWEVNPRVPKPLGAIILRLMSKLPEARPYSGESLCAELMVAVSAGARSLWAKRVFDCAKDEVGQEVVPRCLLRPEPPSVALHPGPKLPRVVYFRSPAERQPSLAPSPPSKPRVVGGEFGGPPGPWSGMM